A segment of the Microthrixaceae bacterium genome:
CGAATCCCGCCTGACGAGCCCGCGAGCGGTCGAGCAGGTTACGCGTATCGACGATCTTGCGGACCGCCATCGCCGCAGCGACGTCGTCGAGATCGACCCACTTGAACTCATCCCACTCGGTCAAGACGACGAGAACCTCCGCCCCCTTGACGGTGTCGAGCGGGTCGGACACCACCGGGATTCCCTCAATATCGAGGCGGATGGCGGGATCGTAGGCCGTGACGTTGGCACCCAGATCCTGAAGCCGCTTGATGACCTCGATCGCCGGGGACATGCGGGTGTCGTCGGTGCGGGCCTTGAACGTCAGACCCCACGCGGCGATGCTCTTGCCCGAGACGTCGCCTCCACATGCGGCGACCACCTTGCGCACGACCCGGTCGAACTGCTCTTCGTTCACCTCGACAACGCCCTTGAGCATGCGGAAGTCGTATCCAGCGGTCTCCGCGATGTGAATGAGCGCGAGGGTGTCCTTCGGAAAGCACGACCCACCCCAGCCGGGGCCCGGGTTCAGGAACTGATGACCGATGCGCTTGTCGTAGCCCATGCCGAGCACGACGTCGGCGACGTCGGCACCGACCGCCTCGCAGACAGCGGCCACCGCGTTGACGAAACTGATCTTGGTGGCGAGGAAGGCATTGGAGGCGTACTTGATCGTCTCCGCGGAGGGCGGGTCGGTCACCATGATCGGCGCCGTCAACCCGATGTAGAGACCAGCCATGCGAATCGCTGCCGACTGGTCGTTGGCCCCGATCACCACTCGATCGGGGTTCAAGAAGTCGTGCACCGCCGAGCCTTCACGAAGGAACTCCGGGTTGGACACGACATGCACGTCGCCGCGTTGCAACGCCCGCTCGACCACGCGGGTCGAACCGACCGGCACCGTCGACTTGTTGATCACGATGGCGTCGGGTTGCAGCGCCGGACCGATCTCGCGCGCGGCCGCCTCGATGTAGGACAGGTCGGCGGATCCGTCGTCGGCTTGTGGGGTCGGGACGCACAGGTAGACGAATTCTCGGTCGCCGACGGCATTGGTGGCACCGAGCACGAACCGCAGGCGGCCCGATCGCACCCCTTCCTTGACCAGGTTCGGCAGGCCGTCCTCGAGGATCGGGATCTCACCGGCGTTGAGTGCGTCGACCTTGGCCTGATCGATGTCGGCACAGACGACGTCATGGCCCATCGAGGCAAGGCACGCTCCCGTCGTCAACCCGACGTATCCGGTGCCGATCACCGCAATGCGGCTCCCTGCGCCCACTCTCGACTCTGTTCCGACATGCACTGCGCCCACTGGGCTCCTCCCACAACAACCCGGTCGGGTTTACCGACATGACGCTGCCATCGCAGCATCGAACGGGATCATACCGACCGTTGCCGGTTCCGATTCATCTTGGTCAAGGCTAGAGGTGGTCGTCGTATTTCCGACCACCGTCTCCGCCACCGACGTTGTAGTTGCCGACGCGTCGGTCGTCGATGGGTGATTACCCGCCTGGCTGGTCCTCATGGTGGTCGTCGTGGTCGTCGTGGTCGTCGTGGTCGGCACGACGATCTCCGCCGCTTGACGAACCATGTCGGTCGGCAGCGGCTCGGGACGAAGCGACGGTTCGCTGTTGAGTCTCGGGATGAACTCGAGACGCCGCCCAGGAAGGTCCTCGTCCAACACGAACTCGATCTCGCGGGCCGGGTCCAGGTCGAGATGGGCCGCCAACACCGCTGCCGCTTCCGCTCCGTCGGCCCCGTAGCGAATCGTGTCCTTCTTGGCGGTGGTCGACCCGTTGAAGGCCTTGGCGCTCTCCGCCGTCGCGTCGAAACCCGCTCCGTCGAGCGCTGAAACCAAGCCGTCGGCGGCTTCGAAGGAATCGGGCACCGACACGATCACATCGCTAGCCCTCACCTCACCCTCGGCCGGCACGCCGCGGAAGAAGCGCAACAGGTCGGCCGCTTCATCCCACTGCACGCTCTCGGCCGACGCTCCGCCCTTGTTCGTTGAACTCGTCGGCAAACGATGCGTTGCGAGCTGGTCGACCGGGAACTCCCGGAAGGTCTGGATGAGATCGACGACCCAGTCTGCGTTGATCGTGTCATCGGTGGTCACCGACCCGATCGCCGCATTCACGAGCTTGTACGCGGTGATCGGGTTTCGAATCCCACGCTCGATGGCCGACTGGGCCGTCTGCTTGATCAGGTCCTGCTGTCGGGCGATCCGGCCGTAATCCACCGTGGTGTCGTGCTTCCACTTCCCGCCCTTGGTGTAGGTGTCGCTGTCCTGCCACCACAGGTCGCGGGTTCGGGCGTACGCCAAGGCCTGTTCGGGGTCGAGGGTGATGCAGCCGGTCTCGGGCAGCCACAGGCTCGTCTTGGGGTCCTTGATCGGGTACTTGTTGTAGACGCGAATGCCACCAAGTGCCCGGTACACCTCCTTGAAACCGCCGAGGTCGACTTCGACGTAGTTGTCGATCGAGATCCCGAAGCTGTGGCGGATCGTGGCGATCAGTTGCTTCGGGCCTTCGGTGCGGTTGAGGGCACCGTTGATCTTGGTGCTCGACCAGTTCGGAGCGACCGGAACCCAGGTGTCTCGCGGGATCGACAGGATCGCGGCGGTCTTGGCCACCGGGTCGACCCGCAGGATCATGATCGTGTCGGCGAGATGCTCGGAACCACGACCCTTCTTCGTGGGGTCGTCGTCATCGAGCCCCGACGAATCGTCGGTGCCCACCATCAAGATGTTGCGCACTTCGGTATCGGAGATCCGGGCGTTCGCGATCGAGTCGATGTGATACACGGGGACTTCGGCAGCTTTGGCCCGCGCCACATGAAATGCTCCGGCCGCTGCCAGGCAGGCGAGTGCCAGCAGCGAGTTGAACGCGATGAGGAGGCGTTGACCCCAACTGCGACGTCCGCGACGTCGACGGCGGTTACCCATGGTGGGCGATCCTACCCGTGGCTATGGCGTCACCTGAGGCTGGCACCTGAGAACGCCGCGCACCGACTGACGCTTCCACGGCTGCCCTAGTGTCGGGGCGGTGGCCAAGCGTTTCGACCCCGCACCCGTCGCCGTTGTCGGCGACCGTTTGTGCTCCGAACTCGCCGATGTCACCTCCGACTTCACCGCACTCGATTCCAGCGGCTTTTGGGCAGTGGTCATCCCCTACGACGGCGAGGCGGTCTGCGCACGGTTCGCGACGGTGCGCCCCGCTGTGCCCTGGGCCGGGGCACCGTGGCGCGGACCGGCGCTCGACTCATGGCACAGCAGCCTCGACCGCGACGGGTTCGTGGCCGGAGTCCGCTCCATCCGCGAGTCCATCGCTGCGGGCGACGTCTACCAGGTGAACCTCACCCGCCGACTTCGTGCCCGCCTCACCGACCCTGAGCACCAACGCATCGAGGCACTCGGCGCCGCGCTGGCGCTGGGAAACCCGGCCCCATTCAGCGCGGTCGTGTCGCTGCCCGACCACGACATTGCGGTGGCGTCGGCCTCTCCCGAGCTCTTTCTCGCCCGCGACGGCGACGTCGTGCGCTCGTCGCCGATCAAAGGTACGGCGCCGACCCCGGAGGAGTTCCTCGACAAGGACCGCGCCGAGAACGTCATGATCGTCGACCTCGTGCGCAACGACCTCGGCATGGTGTGCGACTGGGGAACGGTGACGGTGCCGTCCCTGCTGGCGACCGAAGAGCATCCGGGGCTGTTCCACCTGGTGTCGACCGTTGAAGGACGCCTCCGTTCCGGCCTCGGATGGGCCGATGCCATCGGCGCGACGTTTCCCCCGGGATCTGTCACGGGTGCACCCAAGATCAGCGCGTGTTCGATCATCGATCGGCTGGAACCCGACTCGCGCGGCGTGTACTGCGGTGCCATCGGCTGGGTCGATGCGGACTCCCGCCGAGGCGCACTGAACGTCGCTATCCGGACCTTCTGGATCGAGGGCGACGAGTTGAACTTCGGCACCGGCGGCGGAATCACGTGGGGATCCGACCCGACCGGCGAATGGAACGAAACCGAACTCAAGGCGAGACGACTCCTCGGGGTCGCCTCGGCGACGACCTCACGAGGAGACACCACATGAGCAACCCGACCAACCCGAGCGTCTGGATCGACGGCCACCTCGTGTCGGCCGACGCCGCGCGCGTGCCCTACGACGACCACGGCATCACCGTCGGCGACGGCGTTTTCGAGACCATCAAGCTGACCGACTCCGGGCCGTTCGCGTTGTCCCGCCACCTTGAGCGACTCCGCCGTTCGGCCGACGCCATGAAAATTCCCGCCCCGTCCGATGAGGTGGTTCGCGCCGCGATCGCCGAGGTGGTCGCCACCCACGAGGGCGACGGGTTCCTGCGCGTCACGCTGACAGCCGGACCGGGACCGTTGGGGTCGAACCGCGACGAGCTCACGCCTCGACTGATCGTCGCCGTGCGACCCGGCGAAGTCCGCGTCGCCCCGACGACGGTGGTGCTCGTGGGCTACACCCGCAACGAGCGGGGCGCCCTCGCCGGGGTGAAGTCCACCTCGTATGGGGAAAACGTCGTGGCGCTTGCGGCCGCCGCCGAGTCGGGCGCCTCGGAGGCACTGTTCGCCAACACGGTCGGAGATCTGTGCGAGGGCACCGGTTCGAACGTGTTCGTCGGCTTCGGCGACCGACTCGTCACCCCACCGCTGCACTCGGGGTGCCTCGACGGCATCACGCGGGCGCTGCTCCTCGAAGCCGGGGTCGGCACCGAGCAGGACATCCCGGTCAATTCCCTCGGCGACGCGACCGAGATGTTCCTGGTATCGACCGCACGAGAGGTGCAGCCCGTGACCGCGATGGGCGACCTGGT
Coding sequences within it:
- a CDS encoding UDP-glucose/GDP-mannose dehydrogenase family protein; translation: MGAGSRIAVIGTGYVGLTTGACLASMGHDVVCADIDQAKVDALNAGEIPILEDGLPNLVKEGVRSGRLRFVLGATNAVGDREFVYLCVPTPQADDGSADLSYIEAAAREIGPALQPDAIVINKSTVPVGSTRVVERALQRGDVHVVSNPEFLREGSAVHDFLNPDRVVIGANDQSAAIRMAGLYIGLTAPIMVTDPPSAETIKYASNAFLATKISFVNAVAAVCEAVGADVADVVLGMGYDKRIGHQFLNPGPGWGGSCFPKDTLALIHIAETAGYDFRMLKGVVEVNEEQFDRVVRKVVAACGGDVSGKSIAAWGLTFKARTDDTRMSPAIEVIKRLQDLGANVTAYDPAIRLDIEGIPVVSDPLDTVKGAEVLVVLTEWDEFKWVDLDDVAAAMAVRKIVDTRNLLDRSRARQAGFDYEGIGRR
- a CDS encoding LCP family protein — encoded protein: MGNRRRRRGRRSWGQRLLIAFNSLLALACLAAAGAFHVARAKAAEVPVYHIDSIANARISDTEVRNILMVGTDDSSGLDDDDPTKKGRGSEHLADTIMILRVDPVAKTAAILSIPRDTWVPVAPNWSSTKINGALNRTEGPKQLIATIRHSFGISIDNYVEVDLGGFKEVYRALGGIRVYNKYPIKDPKTSLWLPETGCITLDPEQALAYARTRDLWWQDSDTYTKGGKWKHDTTVDYGRIARQQDLIKQTAQSAIERGIRNPITAYKLVNAAIGSVTTDDTINADWVVDLIQTFREFPVDQLATHRLPTSSTNKGGASAESVQWDEAADLLRFFRGVPAEGEVRASDVIVSVPDSFEAADGLVSALDGAGFDATAESAKAFNGSTTAKKDTIRYGADGAEAAAVLAAHLDLDPAREIEFVLDEDLPGRRLEFIPRLNSEPSLRPEPLPTDMVRQAAEIVVPTTTTTTTTTTTMRTSQAGNHPSTTDASATTTSVAETVVGNTTTTSSLDQDESEPATVGMIPFDAAMAASCR
- a CDS encoding chorismate-binding protein, translated to MAKRFDPAPVAVVGDRLCSELADVTSDFTALDSSGFWAVVIPYDGEAVCARFATVRPAVPWAGAPWRGPALDSWHSSLDRDGFVAGVRSIRESIAAGDVYQVNLTRRLRARLTDPEHQRIEALGAALALGNPAPFSAVVSLPDHDIAVASASPELFLARDGDVVRSSPIKGTAPTPEEFLDKDRAENVMIVDLVRNDLGMVCDWGTVTVPSLLATEEHPGLFHLVSTVEGRLRSGLGWADAIGATFPPGSVTGAPKISACSIIDRLEPDSRGVYCGAIGWVDADSRRGALNVAIRTFWIEGDELNFGTGGGITWGSDPTGEWNETELKARRLLGVASATTSRGDTT
- a CDS encoding aminotransferase class IV; protein product: MSNPTNPSVWIDGHLVSADAARVPYDDHGITVGDGVFETIKLTDSGPFALSRHLERLRRSADAMKIPAPSDEVVRAAIAEVVATHEGDGFLRVTLTAGPGPLGSNRDELTPRLIVAVRPGEVRVAPTTVVLVGYTRNERGALAGVKSTSYGENVVALAAAAESGASEALFANTVGDLCEGTGSNVFVGFGDRLVTPPLHSGCLDGITRALLLEAGVGTEQDIPVNSLGDATEMFLVSTAREVQPVTAMGDLVLPLAPGPLTTRAREVWLERVAERLDP